From Micromonospora nigra, one genomic window encodes:
- the mtrA gene encoding MtrAB system response regulator MtrA, giving the protein MRARVLVVDDDPALAEMLGIVLRSEGFVPSFVADGERALAAFRDSRPDIVLLDLMLPGMSGIDVARAIRGESGVPIVMLTAKSDTVDVVLGLESGADDYVVKPFKPKELVARMRARLRRGEDVAPEMLSIGPPDNQITIDVPAHTVSRNGEEVKLTPLEFDLLVALARKPRQVFTREVLLEQVWGYRHAADTRLVNVHVQRLRAKIEPDPERPEIILTVRGVGYKAGTG; this is encoded by the coding sequence ATGAGAGCCCGGGTACTGGTGGTCGACGACGACCCCGCGCTCGCCGAGATGCTCGGCATCGTCCTGCGCAGTGAGGGCTTCGTGCCCTCCTTCGTCGCCGACGGTGAACGGGCGTTGGCCGCGTTCCGCGACAGCCGGCCCGACATCGTCCTGCTCGACCTCATGCTGCCCGGAATGAGCGGTATCGACGTGGCACGGGCGATCCGGGGTGAGTCGGGCGTGCCGATCGTGATGCTGACCGCGAAGAGCGACACCGTCGACGTGGTCCTGGGGCTGGAGTCCGGGGCCGACGACTACGTGGTCAAGCCGTTCAAGCCCAAGGAGCTGGTGGCCCGGATGCGGGCGAGGCTGCGCCGGGGCGAGGACGTCGCGCCGGAGATGCTGTCCATCGGGCCCCCCGACAACCAGATCACCATCGACGTGCCGGCCCACACGGTCAGCCGCAACGGCGAGGAGGTCAAGCTCACACCGCTGGAGTTCGACCTGCTGGTGGCGTTGGCCCGCAAGCCGCGCCAGGTGTTCACCCGCGAGGTGCTGCTGGAGCAGGTCTGGGGCTACCGGCACGCGGCGGACACCCGGCTGGTCAACGTGCACGTGCAGCGGCTGCGGGCGAAGATCGAGCCGGATCCGGAGCGGCCGGAAATCATCCTCACCGTGCGGGGCGTGGGCTACAAGGCGGGCACCGGATAG
- the mtrB gene encoding MtrAB system histidine kinase MtrB: protein MTSSPLSDPPATPARRRVAVRELWRGVTGRASGLVSVVRQTWRRSLQVRVVTITLVASSLLVGGFAYLIADKITNILLENAKSDVRQRLTSGADYAAKQFSLYSQPQEAQLQETIDGTVSYLAGGDPQTSGVVVALTADDWAGVIQPRTSPSVDVQPLISPQLRAAVADGNVATQIRTGRLTGDSDRKYLVYGSPVPTSFGQVELYYFVPLTLQDSTAAQATATVVATGVALVLLLGLLAALVTRLVVTPVRVAARTAQRLSAGLLDQRMAVDGEDDLALLAASFNQMATNLQRQILRLEEMSRLQRRFTSDVSHELRTPLTTVRMAADLIFAERDEFDPAVARSAELLQAELDRFEELLTDLLEISRFDAGFAVLDAEPTDLVPVVHRVADRLSGLADRVGVTIELDVPSAPVIAEVDPRRVERVLRNLVGNAVEHGEAKPVRITLGVDDTAIAVTVRDHGVGLKPGEEKLVFNRFWRADPSRARQTGGTGLGLSISVEDARLHGGWLEAWGAPGQGAQFRLTLPARAGDRLTTSPLRLVPADAALPFGGPDDDGVLAIEPANAGVLAIGPAPAGEERRAEVGS from the coding sequence GTGACCAGCTCCCCGCTCTCCGATCCCCCCGCCACCCCCGCCCGCCGGCGCGTCGCCGTGCGGGAGCTCTGGCGTGGCGTCACCGGCCGGGCCTCGGGGCTGGTGTCGGTGGTGCGCCAGACGTGGCGGCGGTCGTTGCAGGTGCGGGTGGTGACCATCACGCTGGTGGCCTCCAGTCTGCTGGTGGGCGGTTTCGCCTACCTCATCGCCGACAAGATCACGAACATCCTGCTGGAGAACGCCAAGAGCGACGTGCGGCAGCGGCTGACCAGCGGGGCCGACTACGCGGCCAAGCAGTTCAGCCTCTACAGCCAGCCGCAGGAGGCCCAGCTCCAGGAGACCATCGACGGCACGGTCAGCTACCTGGCCGGTGGCGACCCGCAGACCAGCGGTGTCGTGGTGGCGCTGACCGCCGACGACTGGGCCGGGGTCATCCAGCCGCGCACCTCCCCGTCGGTGGACGTCCAGCCGTTGATCAGCCCGCAGCTGCGGGCGGCGGTGGCCGACGGCAACGTGGCCACCCAGATCCGCACCGGCCGGCTGACCGGCGACAGCGACCGGAAGTACCTCGTGTACGGCTCACCCGTGCCGACCAGCTTCGGCCAGGTGGAGCTCTACTACTTCGTCCCGTTGACCCTGCAGGACTCGACCGCTGCCCAGGCCACGGCGACGGTGGTGGCCACGGGGGTGGCCCTGGTGCTGCTGCTCGGCCTGCTGGCCGCGTTGGTGACCCGCCTGGTGGTGACCCCGGTGCGGGTGGCCGCGCGGACGGCGCAGCGACTCTCGGCGGGCCTGCTCGACCAGCGGATGGCGGTCGACGGCGAGGACGACCTGGCACTGCTCGCCGCGTCGTTCAACCAGATGGCGACGAACCTCCAACGGCAGATCCTGCGGCTGGAGGAGATGTCGCGGTTGCAGCGCCGGTTCACCTCGGACGTCTCCCACGAGCTGCGCACCCCGCTGACCACCGTCCGGATGGCCGCCGACCTGATCTTCGCCGAGCGCGACGAGTTCGACCCGGCGGTGGCGCGCAGCGCCGAGCTGCTCCAGGCCGAGCTGGACCGGTTCGAGGAGCTGCTGACCGACCTGCTGGAGATCAGCCGGTTCGACGCCGGCTTCGCGGTGCTCGACGCCGAGCCGACCGACCTCGTGCCGGTGGTGCACCGGGTCGCGGACCGGCTGTCGGGGCTGGCCGACCGGGTGGGGGTGACCATCGAGCTGGACGTGCCGTCCGCGCCGGTGATCGCCGAGGTCGACCCCCGGCGGGTCGAGCGGGTGCTGCGCAACCTGGTGGGCAACGCCGTCGAGCACGGCGAGGCCAAGCCGGTACGGATCACCCTGGGCGTCGACGACACCGCCATCGCGGTGACCGTCCGCGACCACGGGGTGGGCCTCAAGCCGGGGGAGGAGAAGCTCGTGTTCAACCGGTTCTGGCGGGCGGACCCGTCGCGGGCCAGGCAGACCGGCGGCACCGGCCTCGGGCTGTCGATCAGCGTGGAGGACGCCCGGCTGCACGGCGGCTGGCTGGAGGCGTGGGGCGCGCCGGGGCAGGGCGCCCAGTTCCGGCTCACCCTGCCGGCGCGGGCCGGCGACCGGCTCACCACCTCCCCGCTGCGACTGGTGCCGGCCGACGCCGCGCTGCCGTTCGGCGGTCCCGACGACGACGGTGTGCTGGCCATCGAGCCGGCGAACGCGGGGGTGTTGGCGATCGGGCCGGCCCCGGCGGGCGAGGAACGACGGGCGGAGGTGGGCTCGTGA
- a CDS encoding LpqB family beta-propeller domain-containing protein encodes MIRRLLGGVLLVSLAAGCGIPGSTEVQVEQRGPAAETSWSLGRGSEPPARAASGSDAGEFVENFLAAAAGEPDRAYDRVKQFIAPADRNGLQEKQGSEVALSVVRLTDAPVIEPDIDSMQVTITVQQVGVLRANGTLATPVSTEPTYEFRLVSAGPPGQEDAGYYVADPPNVLLLSDEALDRYYQRETIYFWNSGRTRLVPDQRYLPLAVPAERRVSEVVRWLTAGPSDWLGFAAARLPDRTEMINNATGSDGRWEVNLDMPTADDQRLEQFATQLAWSLAALEGELEIKILNQSRMEIDLARQRLANPVYALGDDPQRFCVYEGAVHPLAFHDGIGGPVPVVEAVNQDALSAGMIRVGDEVLAALVVAGDDGKQRLRVGRGGAPPEAFQVSEAYGAVGRPVWVRSTGDRPHGLVVADRRLHRFDERGVMRPVQLTVAGDVTAVAAALDGHRVALVVGGRLYVAAVTAEGGVPVVGPTRPLVTSLVSPTAVDWLGENRLVVAGSAGRPAIYEISVDGALETALRQDVGTPVTHLASYPANPMSPLVSGAYMYEANGVSYRSNPVERIQREQVQQVTPPPAGARPGNPTAPFFLF; translated from the coding sequence GTGATCCGGCGGCTGCTGGGCGGAGTGCTGCTGGTGTCCCTGGCGGCCGGGTGCGGCATCCCCGGCAGCACCGAGGTGCAGGTGGAGCAGCGCGGGCCGGCGGCGGAGACGAGCTGGTCCCTGGGGCGGGGCAGCGAGCCGCCGGCGCGGGCGGCCAGCGGCAGTGACGCCGGGGAGTTCGTCGAGAACTTCCTCGCGGCGGCGGCGGGCGAGCCGGACCGGGCGTACGACCGGGTGAAGCAGTTCATCGCGCCGGCCGACCGCAACGGGTTGCAGGAGAAGCAGGGCAGCGAGGTGGCGCTGTCGGTGGTGCGGCTGACCGACGCGCCGGTGATCGAACCGGACATCGACAGCATGCAGGTCACCATCACCGTGCAGCAGGTCGGTGTGCTGCGCGCGAACGGCACCCTGGCGACGCCGGTGTCCACCGAGCCGACGTACGAGTTCCGTCTGGTCAGCGCCGGTCCTCCCGGGCAGGAGGACGCCGGCTACTACGTCGCCGACCCACCGAACGTGCTGTTGCTCAGCGACGAGGCGCTCGACCGCTACTACCAGCGCGAGACGATCTACTTCTGGAACTCCGGTCGCACCCGGCTGGTGCCCGACCAGCGGTACCTGCCGCTGGCGGTACCGGCGGAGCGGCGGGTCAGCGAGGTGGTCCGCTGGTTGACGGCGGGCCCGTCGGACTGGCTCGGCTTCGCGGCGGCCCGCCTGCCCGACCGCACCGAGATGATCAACAATGCCACCGGCTCGGACGGCCGGTGGGAGGTCAACCTCGACATGCCCACCGCCGACGACCAGCGGCTGGAGCAGTTCGCCACCCAGCTCGCCTGGTCCCTGGCCGCACTGGAGGGCGAACTCGAGATCAAGATCCTGAACCAGTCGCGGATGGAGATCGACCTGGCCCGGCAGCGGCTGGCGAACCCGGTGTACGCGCTGGGCGACGACCCCCAGCGGTTCTGCGTGTACGAGGGGGCGGTCCACCCCCTCGCGTTCCACGACGGGATCGGCGGGCCGGTGCCGGTGGTCGAGGCGGTCAACCAGGACGCGCTCTCCGCCGGGATGATCCGGGTCGGTGACGAGGTGCTGGCCGCGCTGGTGGTCGCCGGTGACGACGGGAAGCAGCGGCTCAGAGTGGGCCGGGGTGGGGCGCCCCCGGAGGCGTTCCAGGTCAGCGAGGCGTACGGGGCGGTCGGCCGCCCGGTGTGGGTGCGGTCCACCGGTGACCGGCCACACGGACTGGTGGTCGCCGACCGGCGGCTGCACCGGTTCGACGAGCGCGGCGTCATGCGGCCGGTCCAGTTGACCGTCGCCGGCGACGTGACGGCGGTGGCGGCGGCGCTGGACGGGCACCGGGTGGCGCTGGTCGTCGGTGGCCGGCTCTACGTGGCGGCGGTGACCGCCGAGGGTGGCGTACCCGTGGTCGGTCCCACCCGGCCGCTGGTCACCTCCCTGGTCAGCCCGACGGCCGTGGACTGGCTGGGCGAGAACCGCCTTGTCGTGGCCGGTTCGGCGGGCCGGCCGGCGATCTACGAGATCAGTGTCGACGGGGCGTTGGAGACCGCGCTGCGCCAGGACGTGGGCACGCCGGTGACGCACCTGGCCTCGTACCCGGCCAACCCGATGTCCCCCCTGGTCTCCGGGGCGTACATGTACGAGGCCAACGGGGTGTCGTACCGCAGCAACCCGGTCGAGCGGATCCAGCGCGAGCAGGTCCAGCAGGTGACTCCGCCGCCGGCCGGGGCGCGGCCGGGCAACCCGACCGCGCCGTTCTTCCTCTTCTGA
- a CDS encoding ComF family protein — MGGVGGLWADLTDLVLPTVCAGCRDRRDGLRHGVCPDCVAELSALRPRPVRPVAASVGLPSCHALGPYAGPLREALIAYKDHGRHGLARPLGGLLAGVVATAVDPARPVTLVPVPDTASAARARHGDHLARLARHCAHRLRRAGWSVRVRRPLRALPRPDSVGLDSVARAAAAGAAFRVKARVGGPDGATVVVLDDIVTTGSTLAAVSRALFGVGLAPAGAAVLAATVKRHPR; from the coding sequence ATGGGCGGCGTCGGCGGGCTCTGGGCGGACCTGACCGACCTGGTGCTGCCCACCGTGTGCGCCGGCTGCCGGGACCGCCGGGACGGGCTGCGCCACGGCGTGTGCCCGGACTGCGTGGCGGAGTTGTCGGCGTTGCGGCCCCGCCCCGTGCGGCCGGTGGCGGCCTCGGTGGGACTGCCGTCCTGCCACGCCCTCGGCCCGTACGCGGGGCCGCTGCGGGAGGCGCTGATCGCCTACAAGGACCACGGCCGGCACGGCCTGGCCCGCCCGCTGGGCGGCCTGCTGGCCGGGGTGGTGGCGACGGCCGTCGACCCGGCGCGTCCGGTGACGCTGGTGCCGGTGCCGGACACGGCTTCCGCCGCTCGGGCCCGCCACGGCGACCACCTGGCGCGGCTGGCCCGGCACTGTGCCCACCGGCTACGCCGGGCGGGCTGGTCGGTGCGGGTACGCCGGCCGCTGCGTGCCCTGCCCCGACCGGACTCGGTGGGGTTGGACAGCGTCGCGCGGGCGGCGGCGGCCGGGGCGGCCTTCCGGGTGAAGGCACGCGTGGGCGGCCCGGACGGCGCGACCGTCGTGGTGCTGGACGACATCGTCACCACCGGGTCCACCCTCGCGGCGGTGAGCCGGGCGCTGTTCGGCGTCGGTCTCGCGCCGGCCGGGGCCGCGGTGCTGGCTGCGACGGTGAAACGACACCCGAGGTGA
- the hpf gene encoding ribosome hibernation-promoting factor, HPF/YfiA family has product MDIVVKGRNVEVPDHYRVHVADKLAKVERYDHKIIRVDVELFHERNPRQADHCQRVEITCVSRGPVIRAEACTNDFYSALDAAIAKLDARLRRAADRRRVHRGRHAPLSVAAATANLPVADLPAAPLGAAGGSATAVAERADEEYDEQPWHIAREKVHPAEPMTVDDALFQMELVGHDFYLFQDKESGRPSVVYRRHAYDYGIISLAI; this is encoded by the coding sequence GTGGACATCGTGGTCAAGGGTCGTAACGTCGAAGTTCCGGACCACTACCGGGTGCATGTAGCAGACAAGCTCGCCAAGGTCGAACGCTACGATCACAAAATTATCCGAGTCGATGTCGAGCTGTTCCACGAGCGCAATCCGCGCCAGGCCGACCACTGCCAGCGGGTGGAGATCACCTGCGTGTCGCGGGGTCCGGTGATCCGGGCCGAGGCCTGCACGAACGACTTCTACAGCGCGCTCGACGCAGCCATCGCCAAGCTGGACGCCCGCCTGCGCCGGGCCGCCGACCGGCGCCGCGTCCACCGGGGGCGGCACGCCCCGCTGTCGGTCGCCGCCGCCACCGCCAACCTGCCGGTCGCCGACCTGCCCGCCGCGCCGCTGGGTGCCGCCGGCGGGTCCGCCACCGCCGTCGCGGAGCGGGCCGACGAGGAGTACGACGAGCAGCCGTGGCACATCGCGCGGGAGAAGGTGCATCCCGCCGAACCGATGACCGTCGACGACGCCCTGTTCCAGATGGAACTCGTCGGGCACGACTTCTACCTGTTCCAGGACAAGGAGTCCGGTCGGCCCAGCGTGGTCTACCGTCGGCACGCCTACGACTACGGCATCATCTCGCTCGCCATCTGA
- a CDS encoding GNAT family N-acetyltransferase — MTGPTVEGDGVRLRPYRLDDVADVAAACADPVTQRSLDGLPAPYTEADAQQWITQAAPAAFATGGCAYAVVDPATDRLLAGIGLSNPVPYRSQAEVGYWVAPWARRRGVATAATRALAAHAFATGTARLELLTAAENPASQRVALAAGFRHEGVRRQAGPVRQGGRRDLTVWARLADDLPGPTPRLLPDLPGGALTDGVVTLRRLAPDDAEVMFRLHTLPEVYANQAPPVPPGRETIERRCRLSEGGWLAGQVARLLILDAATGGPLGSCGLTYSTPAAAEGTVGYALLPEARGRGVATRAVVLLRDWAFGPVGLSRLTAGTLPDNTASHRVLERAGFRREGLLRGALPGLAGDRIDDLVFGLLARHRTG, encoded by the coding sequence GTGACCGGCCCGACCGTCGAGGGCGACGGGGTGCGGCTGCGGCCGTACCGCCTGGACGACGTGGCGGACGTGGCCGCGGCCTGCGCCGACCCGGTGACCCAGCGGTCACTCGACGGCCTGCCCGCCCCCTACACGGAGGCGGACGCCCAACAGTGGATCACGCAGGCCGCACCGGCGGCCTTCGCCACCGGTGGCTGCGCCTACGCCGTCGTCGACCCGGCCACCGACCGGCTGCTCGCCGGCATCGGGCTCAGCAACCCGGTGCCCTACCGGAGCCAGGCCGAGGTCGGCTACTGGGTCGCGCCGTGGGCGCGTCGGCGGGGCGTCGCCACCGCCGCCACCCGGGCGCTCGCCGCGCACGCCTTCGCCACCGGGACCGCCCGGCTGGAACTGCTGACCGCCGCCGAGAACCCGGCCAGCCAGCGGGTCGCGCTCGCCGCCGGCTTCCGACACGAGGGGGTACGCAGACAGGCCGGACCGGTCCGGCAGGGTGGGCGGCGCGACCTGACGGTGTGGGCGCGCCTGGCCGACGACCTGCCGGGGCCGACGCCGCGCCTGCTGCCGGACCTGCCCGGCGGTGCGCTCACCGACGGCGTGGTGACCCTGCGCCGGCTCGCGCCCGACGACGCCGAGGTGATGTTCCGGCTGCACACCCTCCCGGAGGTGTACGCCAACCAGGCCCCGCCGGTGCCCCCGGGCCGGGAGACGATCGAGCGACGCTGCCGGCTGTCGGAGGGCGGATGGCTCGCCGGACAGGTCGCCCGGCTGCTGATCCTCGACGCGGCCACCGGCGGACCGCTGGGCAGTTGCGGCCTGACGTACTCCACGCCGGCCGCCGCAGAGGGCACGGTCGGCTACGCGCTGCTGCCCGAGGCGCGGGGACGTGGCGTGGCGACCCGCGCGGTCGTCCTGCTGCGCGACTGGGCGTTCGGGCCGGTCGGGCTGAGCCGCCTCACGGCGGGCACGCTGCCCGACAACACCGCCTCCCACCGGGTGCTCGAGCGGGCGGGCTTCCGCCGGGAGGGGCTGCTGCGCGGCGCGCTGCCCGGGCTGGCCGGCGACCGGATCGACGACCTGGTGTTCGGCCTGCTCGCGCGGCACCGCACCGGATGA
- a CDS encoding GNAT family N-acetyltransferase encodes MEPVEIVEDGLVLRPWRATDADPVHRACQDPDIQRWTTVPRPYLPEHAHEFVTGFAAAQWRDATGAPLAVCDAETGDLLGSCGLVRLDPTEGEIGYWTAPWARGQAVAVRATRALARWSFDTLGLRRLTWRADVGNHASRLVALRAGFRPEGELRLPGPTRSGSRAMWTGALLPGEVPAPGTPGPAGPGTLPARRAAVFGTAQPTLFADADHTELRLRPVEDGDLDAIVVTCRDPHTVEWTTVPDPYGRADAESFLRDVVEMAWARGTGAYFTIAGPDDAYAGSVELRISPGDPLVADVGFMTAPHARGRGYQPAALAALCAWGFASLGLARIEWRANVGNTASRRAAEKTGFRFEGVARDALHHRGVRTDAWVAALLPGDLA; translated from the coding sequence ATGGAGCCTGTGGAGATCGTCGAGGACGGTCTGGTGTTGCGCCCCTGGCGGGCGACCGACGCCGACCCGGTGCACCGGGCCTGCCAGGATCCGGACATCCAGCGTTGGACCACCGTACCTCGCCCGTACCTGCCCGAACACGCCCACGAGTTCGTCACCGGGTTCGCCGCCGCGCAGTGGCGGGACGCGACGGGCGCGCCGCTGGCCGTCTGCGACGCCGAGACCGGCGACCTGCTCGGCAGCTGCGGCCTGGTGCGGCTCGACCCGACGGAAGGCGAGATCGGCTACTGGACGGCCCCCTGGGCGCGCGGACAGGCCGTGGCCGTCCGCGCCACCCGGGCCCTGGCCCGCTGGTCGTTCGACACGCTGGGGCTGCGTCGGCTGACCTGGCGGGCCGACGTCGGCAACCACGCCTCCCGCCTGGTCGCGCTCCGCGCCGGCTTCCGGCCGGAGGGCGAGCTGCGGCTGCCCGGACCCACCCGGTCGGGCAGCCGGGCGATGTGGACCGGCGCGCTGCTGCCGGGCGAGGTCCCCGCCCCCGGCACACCGGGGCCGGCCGGCCCCGGCACCCTGCCCGCCCGGCGGGCCGCCGTCTTCGGCACCGCCCAGCCCACCCTGTTCGCCGACGCCGACCACACCGAGCTGCGGCTGCGCCCGGTGGAGGACGGCGACCTCGACGCCATCGTGGTGACCTGCCGGGACCCGCACACGGTCGAGTGGACCACCGTCCCCGACCCGTACGGGCGCGCCGACGCCGAGAGCTTCCTCCGGGACGTCGTCGAGATGGCCTGGGCGCGCGGCACCGGCGCGTACTTCACGATCGCCGGCCCCGACGACGCGTACGCCGGCTCGGTGGAACTGCGGATCTCCCCGGGCGACCCCCTGGTCGCCGACGTCGGCTTCATGACCGCGCCGCACGCCCGTGGCCGGGGCTACCAGCCGGCCGCCCTGGCCGCGCTCTGCGCCTGGGGTTTCGCCTCGCTCGGCCTGGCCCGGATCGAGTGGCGGGCCAACGTCGGCAACACCGCCTCCCGGCGGGCAGCCGAGAAGACCGGCTTCCGCTTCGAGGGCGTGGCCCGGGACGCGCTGCACCACCGGGGCGTACGCACGGACGCGTGGGTCGCCGCGCTGCTGCCGGGGGACCTGGCGTGA
- the secA gene encoding preprotein translocase subunit SecA translates to MSILEKVLRAGEGRMVRRLKAIAAAVNSIEDDYVNLTDDELRGMTEQFRERLADGETLDDLLPEAFAVCREAAARVLGQRPYDVQVMGGAALHFGNIAEMKTGEGKTLTSVMPVYLNALSGDGVHVVTVNDYLAQRDAAWMGRVHDFLGLTVGVVLPNRPAAEHRAAYECDITYGTNNEFGFDYLRDNMAWSRDDLVQRGHNFAVVDEVDSILIDEARTPLIISGPAEHSARWYGEFAAVVARLQPGKDGEGDYEVDYAKRTIAVTERGVAKVEDRLGIDNLYESVNTPLVGYLNNAIKAKELYKRDKDYIVSDGEVLIVDEFTGRILHGRRYNEGMHQAIEAKEGVEIKQENQTLATITLQNYFRLYGKLSGMTGTAQTEAGEFNKVYKVGVVSIPTHRPMVRQDRADVIYKTEKAKFNAVIEDIAERHQAGQPVLVGTVSVENSEIISQLLRRRGIPHSVLNAKFHAREAEIVAQAGRKGAVTVATNMAGRGTDILLGGNPEYLAANELRQRGLDPLENEEEYAKAMEEVLPKWKQACDAEAEEVGAAGGLYVLGTERHESRRIDNQLRGRSGRQGDPGESRFYLSLQDELMKRFRSGAVEAVMERFNIPEDVPIESKMVTRQIKSAQAQIEGQNAEIRKNVLKYDEVMNKQRQVIYAERLRVLNGEDLSDQVRNMIDDVIGAYVVGATSEGYAEDWDLEQLFTSLKQLYPVGVTIEELEEEAGGARSAIDADFLLARLREDAHAAYGRREEQLGEEGTRQLERMVLLQVIDRKWREHLYEMDYLQEGISLRAYAQRDPVVEYQREGFDMFATMMDGIKEETVGFLYNLEVQVNEPEPEAEEVALLDKPVEIRAKGLGRAPQQQGLQYSAPTIDGEAGSGAVAVERPEEQAPALGIGGPAPAGRGGAPANGRASSPRRPSPGVGGQAAAAGSVRRTAPGQAASGSGPSRNAPCPCGSGRKYKRCHGAAGGGA, encoded by the coding sequence GTGTCGATTCTGGAAAAGGTCCTCCGCGCCGGCGAGGGCCGTATGGTGCGCCGGCTGAAGGCCATCGCCGCCGCCGTCAACTCGATCGAGGACGACTACGTCAACCTCACCGATGACGAGCTGCGCGGCATGACCGAACAGTTCAGGGAACGGCTCGCCGACGGTGAGACCCTCGACGACCTGCTGCCGGAGGCCTTCGCGGTGTGCCGCGAGGCGGCTGCTCGGGTGCTCGGCCAGCGACCGTACGACGTCCAGGTGATGGGCGGCGCGGCGCTGCACTTCGGCAACATCGCCGAGATGAAGACCGGTGAGGGCAAGACCCTGACCTCGGTCATGCCGGTCTACCTCAACGCGCTGTCGGGCGACGGCGTGCACGTCGTGACGGTCAACGACTACCTGGCCCAGCGTGACGCGGCCTGGATGGGCCGGGTGCACGACTTCCTCGGCCTCACCGTCGGCGTGGTGCTGCCCAACCGGCCGGCCGCCGAGCACCGCGCGGCCTACGAGTGCGACATCACCTACGGCACCAACAACGAGTTCGGCTTCGACTACCTGCGCGACAACATGGCCTGGTCGAGGGACGACCTGGTCCAGCGCGGCCACAACTTCGCCGTGGTCGACGAGGTCGACTCGATCCTGATCGACGAGGCGCGTACCCCGTTGATCATCTCCGGTCCGGCGGAGCACTCGGCCCGCTGGTACGGCGAGTTCGCCGCCGTGGTGGCCCGGCTCCAGCCCGGCAAGGACGGCGAGGGTGACTACGAGGTCGACTACGCCAAGCGCACCATCGCCGTCACCGAGCGCGGTGTGGCCAAGGTCGAGGACCGCCTCGGCATCGACAACCTCTACGAGTCGGTGAACACCCCGCTGGTCGGCTACCTGAACAACGCCATCAAGGCCAAGGAGCTGTACAAGCGCGACAAGGACTACATCGTCAGCGACGGCGAGGTCCTGATCGTCGACGAGTTCACCGGTCGTATCCTGCACGGCCGCCGCTACAACGAGGGCATGCACCAGGCGATCGAGGCCAAGGAGGGGGTGGAGATCAAGCAGGAGAACCAGACCCTGGCCACCATCACCCTCCAGAACTACTTCCGCCTCTACGGGAAGCTGTCCGGCATGACCGGCACGGCCCAGACCGAGGCCGGCGAGTTCAACAAGGTCTACAAGGTGGGCGTGGTGTCCATCCCCACCCACCGGCCGATGGTCCGCCAGGATCGGGCCGACGTCATCTACAAGACCGAGAAGGCCAAGTTCAACGCCGTCATCGAGGACATCGCCGAGCGGCACCAGGCCGGCCAGCCGGTGCTGGTGGGCACCGTCTCGGTGGAGAACTCCGAGATCATCTCGCAGTTGCTGCGCCGCCGGGGCATCCCTCACTCGGTGCTGAACGCCAAGTTCCACGCCCGGGAGGCCGAGATCGTCGCCCAGGCCGGGCGCAAGGGTGCGGTCACCGTCGCCACGAACATGGCCGGCCGGGGCACCGACATCCTGCTCGGCGGCAACCCCGAGTACCTCGCCGCGAACGAGCTGCGTCAGCGCGGCCTCGATCCGCTGGAGAACGAGGAGGAGTACGCCAAGGCGATGGAGGAGGTCCTGCCGAAGTGGAAGCAGGCCTGCGACGCCGAGGCGGAGGAGGTCGGTGCCGCCGGCGGCCTGTACGTGCTGGGCACCGAGCGGCACGAGTCGCGCCGCATCGACAACCAGCTGCGCGGCCGGTCCGGCCGGCAGGGTGACCCGGGTGAGTCCCGCTTCTACCTGTCGCTGCAGGACGAACTGATGAAGCGGTTCCGCTCCGGGGCGGTCGAGGCGGTCATGGAGCGCTTCAACATCCCGGAGGACGTGCCCATCGAGTCGAAGATGGTCACTCGCCAGATCAAGAGCGCGCAGGCCCAGATCGAGGGCCAGAACGCCGAGATCCGGAAGAACGTCCTGAAGTACGACGAGGTCATGAACAAGCAGCGCCAGGTGATCTACGCCGAGCGGCTGCGCGTGCTCAACGGGGAGGACCTCTCCGACCAGGTGCGCAACATGATCGACGACGTGATCGGGGCGTACGTGGTCGGTGCGACGTCCGAGGGCTACGCCGAGGACTGGGACCTGGAGCAGCTCTTCACCAGCCTCAAGCAGCTCTATCCGGTGGGTGTCACCATCGAGGAACTGGAGGAGGAGGCGGGCGGCGCCCGCAGCGCCATCGACGCCGACTTCCTCCTGGCCCGCCTCCGGGAAGACGCGCACGCCGCGTACGGCCGGCGCGAGGAGCAGCTCGGTGAGGAGGGCACCCGCCAGTTGGAGCGGATGGTCCTGCTCCAGGTGATCGACCGCAAGTGGCGTGAGCACCTCTACGAGATGGACTACCTCCAGGAGGGCATCAGCCTGCGGGCGTACGCCCAGCGCGACCCGGTGGTGGAATACCAGCGCGAGGGCTTCGACATGTTCGCCACCATGATGGACGGCATCAAGGAGGAGACGGTCGGCTTCCTCTACAACCTCGAGGTGCAGGTCAACGAGCCGGAGCCCGAGGCCGAGGAGGTCGCCCTGCTCGACAAGCCGGTGGAGATCCGGGCCAAGGGCCTGGGCCGCGCGCCGCAGCAGCAGGGGCTCCAGTACTCGGCGCCGACCATCGACGGCGAGGCCGGTTCCGGTGCGGTCGCCGTGGAGCGGCCCGAGGAGCAGGCCCCGGCGCTGGGCATCGGCGGGCCCGCCCCGGCCGGTCGGGGCGGTGCCCCGGCCAACGGGCGTGCCTCGTCACCGCGCCGGCCCTCGCCCGGCGTTGGCGGCCAGGCCGCCGCGGCGGGCTCGGTCCGACGCACCGCGCCCGGCCAGGCAGCCTCCGGCAGCGGCCCGTCGCGCAACGCACCCTGCCCGTGTGGCTCCGGCCGCAAGTACAAGCGTTGCCACGGCGCTGCGGGCGGCGGCGCCTGA